The proteins below are encoded in one region of Shewanella putrefaciens:
- a CDS encoding thymidine kinase: MAQLYFYYSAMNAGKSTSLLQSSYNYRERGMNTLVMTASIDDRYGKGKVASRIGIETEAQVFSSQDNLVEMIQSAHQAMPLSCVLVDECQFLSKEQVKQLTYIVDKIDIPVLCYGLRTDFQGELFSGSHYLLAWADKLVELKTICHCGRKANMVVRLDGDGKVMREGEQVAIGGNESYESVCRKHFREFIWDEPITA; encoded by the coding sequence TTGGCACAACTCTATTTTTACTACTCAGCAATGAATGCGGGTAAATCTACTTCCTTATTACAATCGTCCTATAACTACCGCGAGCGCGGGATGAATACCTTAGTGATGACGGCCTCGATCGATGATAGATACGGTAAAGGTAAGGTTGCTTCCCGCATCGGAATTGAGACTGAAGCACAGGTTTTTAGTAGCCAAGATAACCTTGTCGAGATGATCCAATCAGCACATCAGGCAATGCCACTGAGTTGCGTGTTGGTGGACGAGTGTCAGTTTTTAAGTAAAGAACAGGTGAAACAATTAACCTATATTGTTGATAAGATAGATATTCCTGTGCTGTGTTATGGTCTGCGTACGGACTTCCAAGGGGAGCTTTTTAGCGGTAGTCATTATTTGCTTGCTTGGGCCGATAAGTTAGTCGAGTTGAAGACTATCTGTCATTGTGGCCGCAAAGCTAACATGGTGGTGCGCCTCGATGGTGATGGCAAGGTGATGCGCGAAGGTGAGCAAGTGGCGATTGGTGGTAACGAAAGTTATGAATCGGTTTGCCGTAAGCATTTTCGTGAGTTTATTTGGGATGAGCCCATTACTGCCTGA
- a CDS encoding multiheme c-type cytochrome: MRIFTSRKLAYFVALALTGALVGCGDDGKDGADGAPGTPGIPGTPGTPGTPGEPWTPPVVTSSTATNVKVLSYNFDEGSITYEFEITDENGSPINGLLKAQAKVAALTDKGFINNRTETDINGVADNVHIGGAATEATEGATLTAIDDGKYQFKAPMKGVNPSTEGIVWLRVGGNDGIATSQPLVVNKPEGTHSTTTDSCYSCHIDYSTSPRRHASYVASGMDSEVTFVEGCLACHGSVSKGVKNTEGFSIGGYATNTLSKIGHVNHQEFTKDFSVMNCTSCHVEAPTNINVAGPGCIDCHDSGGVPGAIIPSDGADLRIMHESKTGITERQALRAKYKLELSTPVKVDDISTKTDHYAPTGAAAAVVAPGWCTTLTVKDTEGNIFSIKDNFNYSDPLVFDAKKPIVYAGAYLHAYDNDTVVGRPGNRTNYYYGYNADGTKNICHLLTDISAVNANYAYSARVTFSTPGWMEYDGNQRYYSNGKLRAEGYDGSMGVSFTAYSDVVDPVTTAKVSAFERRTVVSDNSCTTCHNDATAFHKNGAFDEGGKACVACHDNGMARTSAVLGAGFGPMVHSWHWGEGAKVGEIAADGTQAKTANGASAIEASTSCVACHETAIELSKVPNQYILEPGDKMTSPVTANCFACHNSDSAKAHMATNGGEISIPKVTDWFKQPTSESCAVCHDTGRSTGIDKYHKFTR; this comes from the coding sequence ATGAGAATTTTCACCTCTAGAAAACTGGCTTACTTCGTTGCCTTAGCACTAACAGGAGCCCTTGTTGGTTGTGGCGATGATGGCAAAGATGGTGCCGATGGCGCACCAGGAACGCCCGGCATTCCAGGGACGCCTGGCACACCAGGAACACCTGGCGAGCCATGGACACCACCTGTAGTCACCAGTTCGACGGCAACCAATGTCAAAGTGCTAAGCTACAACTTCGATGAAGGTAGTATCACTTATGAATTCGAGATTACCGATGAAAATGGCAGCCCAATCAATGGATTGTTAAAAGCTCAAGCTAAAGTTGCAGCCTTAACCGATAAGGGTTTTATCAACAACCGTACCGAAACCGATATTAATGGGGTTGCAGATAATGTCCATATAGGTGGAGCGGCAACCGAAGCAACCGAAGGGGCCACGCTCACCGCCATCGACGATGGCAAATACCAATTTAAAGCACCAATGAAAGGTGTTAACCCCAGCACTGAAGGTATCGTTTGGTTACGTGTCGGTGGTAACGATGGTATTGCGACCTCTCAACCATTAGTGGTGAACAAACCTGAGGGCACCCACTCTACAACGACGGACAGTTGCTACTCTTGCCATATTGACTACTCAACCAGCCCACGTCGTCATGCGAGTTATGTTGCTAGCGGTATGGACAGCGAAGTCACCTTTGTTGAAGGTTGTTTAGCTTGTCACGGTTCTGTAAGCAAAGGTGTTAAAAATACCGAAGGTTTCTCTATCGGTGGTTATGCAACCAACACTCTATCAAAAATTGGTCATGTGAATCACCAGGAATTTACTAAAGATTTCAGCGTGATGAACTGTACTTCCTGCCACGTTGAAGCACCTACCAATATCAACGTAGCTGGACCTGGTTGTATTGACTGCCATGACAGCGGTGGTGTACCCGGCGCTATCATTCCAAGTGATGGTGCAGATTTGCGCATTATGCACGAAAGCAAAACAGGTATCACAGAGCGTCAAGCCCTGCGTGCTAAATATAAACTGGAATTATCAACACCCGTTAAAGTGGATGATATTTCAACTAAAACTGACCACTATGCCCCAACAGGTGCTGCAGCCGCAGTGGTCGCCCCAGGTTGGTGTACCACGCTGACAGTGAAGGATACCGAAGGTAATATCTTCAGTATTAAAGACAACTTTAACTATTCAGATCCTCTGGTATTTGATGCTAAGAAACCTATTGTCTATGCCGGTGCTTATTTGCATGCCTATGACAATGACACTGTAGTGGGACGCCCAGGCAACCGCACTAACTACTACTATGGTTACAATGCGGATGGCACCAAGAATATCTGTCATTTACTGACGGATATCAGCGCAGTAAATGCTAACTACGCCTACTCAGCTCGCGTTACCTTTAGTACTCCGGGTTGGATGGAATACGATGGCAATCAACGTTATTACAGCAATGGCAAACTAAGAGCTGAGGGCTATGACGGCTCTATGGGTGTTTCCTTTACCGCTTACTCTGATGTAGTTGATCCTGTGACCACTGCCAAAGTCTCTGCCTTTGAACGTCGTACCGTCGTCAGTGATAACAGCTGTACCACTTGTCACAATGATGCCACTGCGTTCCACAAAAATGGGGCCTTCGACGAAGGTGGTAAAGCCTGTGTGGCCTGCCATGACAATGGTATGGCACGTACTTCAGCAGTATTAGGCGCAGGTTTTGGCCCTATGGTTCACAGCTGGCACTGGGGTGAAGGTGCTAAAGTCGGTGAAATTGCAGCCGATGGCACTCAAGCGAAAACCGCTAACGGTGCAAGCGCAATTGAAGCTTCTACTAGCTGTGTTGCCTGTCACGAAACGGCTATTGAGTTAAGCAAAGTGCCAAACCAATACATCCTCGAGCCAGGTGACAAAATGACCAGCCCAGTCACAGCAAACTGTTTCGCTTGTCATAATAGCGATTCAGCTAAGGCGCATATGGCAACTAACGGTGGTGAAATCAGCATACCAAAAGTTACTGACTGGTTTAAACAACCGACCTCTGAATCTTGCGCTGTATGTCACGACACAGGAAGAAGTACTGGTATTGATAAATACCACAAGTTTACTCGCTAA
- a CDS encoding M3 family metallopeptidase, whose product MHKSFIAIAIGATLVTGTLAGCSTSDPKVQNVIAIQTDNPLLQASTLQYQTPDFSVIKDEHFKPALEQGMAEHYQEILTIANNPAAPTFDNTIVAMEKSGALLTRASSVFYNLTGSNSNPALRKIQGEMAPKMAAHSDNINLNPALFARIDSLYNERNNLGLTPEAVRLIEVYHQRFIMAGAKLTDEQKVKIRALNEEQSTLTNEFSQRLLRLTKEIAVVVDSKSELAGLTESDITAAANDAKAAGHDGKYLINITNTTRQPVLASLENRELRQRIWEASANRGLTGENETASLVSRLAQLRAERAALLGYENWATYRLAPQMAKTPEAVYSMFGSMVPAVVANTEKEAADIQAMIDKTGGKFELAPWDWEFYAEKVRQEKYALDANSVRPYFEFNRVLEDGVFYTLKELYGVTLKPRPDLPVYHPDVKAYEMFDADGSSMAIFYADYFAREGKRGGAWMSSFVGQSNLEGTKPVVVNVMNIKKAPEGQPTFVSYNEVTTMFHEMGHGTHGMFSKVTYPSLAGTSVSRDFVEFPSTFEEDWAAHPKVLANYAKHYETGQPIPDELLQKLLKSGSFNQGFDTLEYMAAALVDMEWHSLSPDAPLQDVATFEANALKKHGLNISAVPPRYKSTYFAHAFPGGYSASYYAYMWSEILAADAFAYVQTQGGLNRDIGMKYRKTIREVGNSIAPMEAYKNFRGQEPTTEGLLNRRGLKQTL is encoded by the coding sequence ATGCATAAAAGTTTTATTGCCATCGCCATCGGCGCGACACTCGTTACGGGAACATTGGCAGGCTGCAGCACTAGCGATCCTAAAGTGCAAAATGTCATCGCAATTCAAACCGATAATCCACTGCTACAAGCCAGCACACTCCAATATCAAACACCTGATTTTAGTGTGATTAAAGATGAGCATTTTAAGCCAGCACTTGAACAAGGCATGGCGGAGCACTATCAAGAAATTCTCACGATTGCGAACAATCCAGCCGCCCCCACCTTTGATAACACCATTGTCGCAATGGAAAAAAGTGGTGCCCTGCTCACCCGCGCATCAAGCGTGTTCTATAACCTAACTGGCTCAAACAGTAACCCTGCACTACGGAAGATACAGGGTGAGATGGCCCCCAAGATGGCGGCCCACTCGGACAATATCAACTTAAACCCTGCACTCTTTGCCCGTATTGATAGTCTTTACAACGAACGCAACAACTTAGGCTTAACCCCTGAAGCGGTGCGTTTAATTGAGGTCTACCATCAACGCTTTATCATGGCGGGCGCTAAGCTTACCGATGAGCAAAAAGTTAAAATCCGCGCCTTAAACGAAGAACAATCTACGCTCACTAACGAGTTTTCCCAACGCTTGCTGCGTTTAACCAAAGAAATCGCGGTGGTAGTGGATTCAAAAAGTGAGCTTGCGGGATTAACCGAAAGCGACATCACCGCGGCCGCAAACGATGCAAAAGCCGCTGGCCACGATGGCAAGTATCTGATTAACATCACCAACACCACTCGCCAGCCGGTATTAGCCTCACTGGAAAACCGTGAACTGCGCCAGCGTATTTGGGAAGCCTCAGCGAATCGTGGCTTAACTGGTGAAAACGAAACCGCTTCACTGGTATCGCGTTTAGCACAGCTACGTGCCGAGCGAGCAGCACTGCTAGGATATGAAAACTGGGCAACTTATCGCTTAGCACCGCAAATGGCAAAAACACCGGAGGCGGTATACAGCATGTTTGGCTCTATGGTGCCTGCAGTAGTTGCCAACACAGAGAAAGAAGCGGCCGATATCCAAGCGATGATCGACAAGACTGGCGGCAAGTTTGAACTCGCCCCCTGGGACTGGGAGTTTTACGCCGAGAAAGTCCGCCAAGAAAAATACGCCCTCGATGCCAATAGTGTTCGCCCATACTTCGAATTTAATCGCGTATTAGAAGACGGCGTGTTCTACACCCTTAAAGAACTCTATGGTGTTACCCTAAAACCCCGCCCAGATTTACCGGTTTACCACCCCGATGTGAAAGCCTACGAAATGTTTGATGCCGATGGCTCTAGCATGGCGATTTTCTACGCCGACTATTTTGCCCGGGAAGGCAAACGCGGCGGTGCTTGGATGAGCTCATTCGTCGGTCAATCCAACCTCGAGGGGACAAAACCTGTCGTTGTTAACGTAATGAACATCAAGAAAGCGCCCGAAGGTCAACCCACATTCGTCAGCTATAACGAAGTCACTACTATGTTCCATGAAATGGGCCATGGTACCCACGGCATGTTCTCTAAAGTGACTTATCCAAGCCTAGCAGGCACCTCGGTTTCACGGGACTTTGTCGAGTTTCCATCGACCTTTGAAGAAGATTGGGCCGCCCATCCTAAAGTCTTAGCAAATTACGCTAAGCACTATGAAACAGGCCAACCCATCCCCGATGAACTGCTGCAAAAACTACTGAAATCCGGCAGCTTTAACCAAGGGTTTGACACCTTAGAATATATGGCCGCCGCACTAGTGGATATGGAGTGGCATTCATTAAGCCCAGATGCACCGCTGCAAGATGTAGCCACCTTTGAGGCCAATGCGCTGAAGAAGCACGGCTTAAACATCAGCGCAGTGCCACCACGCTATAAGTCGACCTACTTTGCTCACGCCTTCCCCGGCGGTTACTCGGCAAGTTATTACGCCTATATGTGGAGTGAAATTTTAGCGGCGGATGCCTTTGCCTATGTACAAACCCAAGGCGGGCTCAATCGTGACATCGGCATGAAATACCGCAAAACTATCCGTGAAGTAGGTAATAGCATAGCGCCAATGGAAGCCTACAAAAACTTCCGCGGACAAGAGCCGACCACAGAGGGCCTATTAAACCGTCGCGGTTTAAAGCAAACCCTATAG
- a CDS encoding Na+/H+ antiporter NhaC family protein — MTVMSYADSALSLLPPVVAIVLAILTRRVLLSLGLGIVIGVLLLNQFSPLASGEFLFNSIKGLIWADGAVNSWNLYILGFLIVLGMITALITVSGSARAFADWARLHIRNKRDAKLLTMFLGCVVFIDDYFNSLVVGSVARPVTDRYYISRAKLAYLLDSTAAPVCVISPVSSWGAYIIALIGGILTAHGFADTGHLSVFIQMIPMNFYAIFSLLLLLCVAFMGLDIGPMREHELNAQRGNLYDETKGLPPGANADLPEAESGKILGLFLPITVLVFATLYFMIDSGAQVLAKEGIEFNIISAFEKTDVSSSLFFGSLAGLAVALVVNLAQGVEKAMVVKGVVQGARSMLPAIYILLFAWTIAGVIGQLETGKFMASLATGNIPFAFLPALMFVLAGLTAFSTGTSWGTFGIMLPIAADMAMGSHTGMMLPMLASVLAGAVFGDHCSPISDTTILSSTGASCHHIDHVVTQLPYALIVAFISMVGYVVLGFTESVNAGLAACSLLFVISIIWLRIQSNRVAK, encoded by the coding sequence ATGACTGTTATGAGTTATGCCGATTCGGCGCTTTCTTTGCTGCCGCCAGTGGTAGCGATTGTATTGGCGATTTTAACTCGCCGTGTCCTCCTCTCCTTAGGTTTAGGTATTGTGATTGGGGTTTTATTGCTCAATCAATTTTCGCCTCTTGCCAGCGGTGAGTTTTTATTTAATAGCATTAAGGGGCTTATTTGGGCCGATGGTGCTGTTAATTCTTGGAACTTATATATTCTCGGTTTCTTAATTGTACTGGGTATGATCACCGCACTGATTACTGTCAGTGGCAGTGCCCGGGCATTCGCCGATTGGGCTCGCTTACATATTCGCAATAAACGCGATGCCAAATTACTGACCATGTTTTTAGGCTGTGTAGTCTTTATTGACGACTATTTCAATAGCTTAGTCGTTGGCTCCGTCGCTAGACCCGTTACCGACCGCTACTATATTTCCCGTGCTAAGTTGGCGTATTTATTGGATTCAACGGCGGCGCCCGTGTGCGTTATTTCCCCCGTTTCGAGCTGGGGGGCTTATATTATTGCGTTAATTGGCGGGATTTTAACGGCGCACGGTTTTGCTGATACGGGCCATTTGAGTGTATTTATTCAAATGATCCCAATGAATTTCTACGCAATTTTCTCGCTGTTGTTATTACTCTGTGTTGCTTTTATGGGGCTAGATATTGGCCCTATGCGCGAGCATGAGCTCAATGCCCAGCGCGGTAATTTATACGATGAAACTAAGGGGTTACCTCCTGGCGCCAATGCCGACCTCCCCGAAGCGGAAAGCGGTAAAATCTTAGGCCTATTCCTGCCGATCACTGTGCTGGTATTTGCAACCCTGTATTTTATGATCGACAGTGGCGCTCAGGTTTTGGCAAAAGAAGGTATTGAATTTAATATTATTTCAGCCTTTGAGAAGACAGATGTTAGTTCGTCATTATTCTTTGGCTCCTTAGCAGGTTTAGCGGTTGCCTTAGTGGTGAACCTTGCGCAAGGGGTTGAGAAAGCTATGGTGGTGAAAGGCGTTGTGCAGGGCGCCCGCTCTATGTTGCCGGCAATTTATATCCTGCTATTCGCCTGGACAATCGCTGGGGTTATTGGCCAACTCGAAACGGGTAAGTTTATGGCCAGCCTCGCGACGGGTAATATCCCCTTCGCGTTTCTCCCAGCTTTAATGTTTGTGTTAGCGGGATTAACGGCATTTTCTACCGGAACCAGTTGGGGCACTTTCGGTATTATGCTGCCGATTGCCGCTGATATGGCCATGGGGAGCCACACTGGCATGATGTTGCCTATGCTGGCCTCTGTGCTCGCGGGGGCGGTATTTGGCGATCATTGTTCGCCGATTTCCGATACGACTATTTTGTCGTCTACGGGCGCGAGTTGTCACCATATCGACCATGTGGTCACTCAGTTACCCTACGCCTTGATTGTTGCCTTTATCAGTATGGTGGGTTATGTGGTGCTCGGTTTCACAGAGTCGGTCAATGCGGGCTTAGCAGCCTGTAGCTTATTGTTTGTTATCAGTATTATTTGGCTGAGAATACAGTCTAATCGTGTGGCAAAGTAG
- a CDS encoding electron transfer flavoprotein subunit alpha/FixB family protein, producing MAILVLAEHDNAALKLDTAKVVTAARAIGEDVHVLVVGHQCGAVAQSAQTLQGVSQVLLADASAYEAHLAENVSKLLVDLAPNYSHILAAASSFGKDAMPRVAALLDVAQLSEVIAIVNADTFVRPIYAGNALATVQSHDAIKVMTVRASAFDATAEGNNAAVTVVDKVFEAKTQFVSQSLTVSARPELGNAGIIVSGGRGMGSGENFGMLEQLADKLGAAVGASRAAVDAGFVPNDLQVGQTGKIVAPNLYIAVGISGAIQHLAGMKDAKVIVAINKDPEAPIFQVADYGLEADLFDAVPELIASLG from the coding sequence ATGGCCATTTTAGTATTAGCTGAACATGATAATGCGGCTCTGAAACTCGATACCGCCAAGGTTGTCACTGCGGCGCGTGCCATTGGTGAGGATGTGCATGTATTAGTTGTTGGTCATCAATGCGGTGCCGTTGCCCAATCTGCACAAACACTACAAGGTGTTAGCCAAGTTTTGCTTGCCGATGCCAGTGCCTATGAAGCGCACCTTGCGGAAAATGTCTCAAAATTGCTGGTGGATTTAGCGCCTAATTACAGCCATATACTTGCTGCCGCATCGAGCTTTGGCAAAGATGCTATGCCAAGGGTGGCGGCATTATTAGACGTGGCACAACTCTCAGAGGTGATTGCCATTGTAAATGCCGACACTTTTGTGCGTCCTATTTATGCGGGCAATGCCCTAGCGACAGTGCAAAGCCACGATGCGATAAAAGTCATGACTGTGCGTGCCAGTGCATTTGATGCCACGGCAGAGGGTAACAATGCAGCCGTGACGGTAGTTGACAAAGTGTTTGAGGCGAAAACGCAGTTTGTTTCTCAATCCTTAACGGTTTCTGCCCGTCCTGAATTAGGTAATGCTGGGATTATCGTTTCCGGTGGTCGCGGCATGGGCAGTGGTGAAAACTTCGGCATGTTAGAGCAACTGGCAGATAAGCTTGGTGCCGCAGTTGGTGCATCACGGGCCGCGGTTGATGCTGGCTTTGTACCTAACGATTTACAAGTGGGTCAAACCGGTAAAATCGTTGCGCCAAACCTGTATATTGCCGTCGGTATTTCCGGTGCGATCCAGCATTTAGCGGGCATGAAAGACGCGAAAGTCATCGTTGCCATCAATAAAGATCCCGAAGCACCCATTTTCCAAGTGGCCGATTATGGCCTCGAAGCCGACCTGTTTGATGCTGTCCCTGAGCTGATTGCGAGTCTCGGTTGA
- a CDS encoding electron transfer flavoprotein subunit beta/FixA family protein translates to MKVLVPVKRVVDANVKVRVKADNTSVDTANLKMALNPFCEIAVEEAVRLKEAGSATEVVVVSIGNKAVQEQLRTALALGADRAIHIDTEDELVPLSIAKLLKAVQEKEQAELVIFGKQSIDGDNNQTGQMFAALTDMPQATFASEIKVEGQSVQVAREIDGGMQTLNLPLPAVVTADLRLNEPRYASLPNIMKAKRKPLDVMTIADLGVTLKNHQTLVKVTPPAERKAGIMVASVAELVEKLKNEAKVI, encoded by the coding sequence ATGAAAGTATTGGTGCCTGTTAAGCGTGTTGTTGATGCCAATGTGAAGGTCAGGGTCAAAGCTGACAACACAAGCGTTGATACCGCAAACCTCAAAATGGCGTTGAACCCTTTTTGTGAAATCGCAGTAGAAGAAGCGGTTCGTTTGAAAGAAGCGGGCAGTGCTACTGAAGTGGTGGTCGTTAGTATCGGTAATAAAGCCGTTCAAGAACAATTACGTACTGCGCTGGCACTTGGTGCCGACCGTGCAATCCATATCGATACTGAAGACGAGCTAGTGCCTTTATCTATCGCCAAACTCCTTAAGGCTGTACAGGAAAAAGAGCAGGCCGAATTGGTGATTTTTGGTAAGCAGTCTATCGATGGTGACAATAACCAAACTGGGCAAATGTTTGCGGCATTAACGGATATGCCACAAGCGACGTTTGCCTCTGAAATTAAAGTCGAAGGTCAGTCGGTGCAAGTCGCCCGTGAAATCGATGGCGGCATGCAGACTCTGAACCTACCCCTTCCTGCGGTAGTGACTGCCGATTTACGTTTGAATGAACCCCGTTACGCTTCATTGCCAAACATTATGAAGGCGAAACGTAAGCCTTTGGATGTCATGACGATTGCCGATTTAGGTGTGACCTTAAAAAACCATCAAACCCTAGTGAAAGTGACGCCACCTGCAGAGCGTAAAGCAGGCATTATGGTTGCGTCGGTAGCTGAGCTAGTCGAAAAGTTAAAAAATGAAGCGAAGGTGATCTAA
- a CDS encoding H-NS family nucleoid-associated regulatory protein, translated as MSEFLEILTHGRRFKAAVKDLSVEELRDLAAKLDKILVERESMEEEEQQAIAARNAKIEEIRQQMEAVGLSIDDLGGVAVKAASKKRAPRPAKYQIEVDGEMVQWTGQGRMPTVFKNEINKGRSMDDFLI; from the coding sequence ATGAGCGAATTTTTAGAAATATTAACTCACGGTCGTCGTTTTAAAGCTGCGGTAAAAGATCTCAGCGTAGAAGAACTGCGTGATTTAGCCGCTAAACTAGATAAAATTCTAGTTGAACGTGAATCAATGGAAGAAGAAGAACAGCAAGCCATCGCTGCTCGTAACGCTAAGATTGAAGAAATCCGTCAACAAATGGAAGCTGTTGGTTTATCCATCGATGACTTAGGTGGTGTAGCGGTTAAAGCGGCCAGCAAAAAGCGTGCTCCTCGTCCAGCAAAATATCAAATTGAAGTTGACGGTGAAATGGTTCAGTGGACAGGCCAAGGCCGTATGCCAACCGTATTTAAGAACGAGATCAACAAAGGTCGTTCTATGGATGATTTCTTAATCTAA